ACAACAGCCATTCTTCTTCCCTCCTGCCCTCCGGCATCGAAAGTTTCGAATTCATTCTGGTTGACAGCCACCAGCTGAGTATTGGTCGTGTTAAATTTGTAAAGTGTATATTCACTTTCATTTCTGGAAACCAATGCATTTCCGGCAGAAAGCAATTCTGAACTTTTAACCAGACCTGCGGTATGATAACTCTTATTATAGAAATTCGTAATGTGTTTTCTGTACACTGCATTTCCTTCACCCATTTCATCTGTTGTCACTTTTTCAAATCCCAGAAAAGTTCTTTCTCTCCTGTCATATTTAGGATATTCATATTTAAATCTAGTTACAACATCCTTATCCGTTGTTGACGTGGTGTAAGCGGGAGAAAAAACATCAGGATTGTAAATTTTCACCTCGCTCATCACCAGCCTTGCATTAGGATCATTATAATCCGGCGTTGTATACCGATAGTCAATAGTGAATGTTGAGCTGGAATCCTGATTGGTTACCTGCTTGAGCTTATTGGTTTTTCCGATTCTTGAGTAATTGACGATCAGATTATTGCCTTCATACCTGATCAGGTCATTGTAACCGTCTCCGTTCATATCTTTAAAGCTCTTTTTCACTTCCGAAATGGTCATTCCGATGTTGGCCGATGCATCTACGCCGATTTTGATATAAAGGTTAAAGAGGAAAAGCCCGGGAATCGGTAAAATAGGAATAGGACCGATCGGGAGATATACATGACCTCCGATCATACCGTACCCGTTAAGGTTAGTAATATCTTCCGTGAAATTAATGTTCTGTGTACCGGAATCTTTTTTCAGTACCTGCTGATCAGCAAACTTATTCCCAAGATTGTAATTGACATTCAGCTCAGCCGAATTAACAGAAAGGATGTCCACAAGGCCGTCTCCGTTTACATCTTCGAAAAGTTTCTCGGGGTTACCTGCAGATTTTGATGCGCCTACGCCAATGTCAAGCCCGAAATTTCCGGCCAGGCCTGCCACAGAGTTGATCAGACCAGAAAGAGATCCTCCAAAAGACATCCCTGCAGAACCTATCGGACGTGAAGCGTAGGTACTTGAATTGTAAAAGTTTGTTGCACCGAACATCCCGTTCCCATAATTTAAACTGCAGCTGAATCCTGAAGATGACGCATTGGAAATTCTGTCAATCAATCCATCCCCATTAATATCCATCCAATATGCCTTACCAAAATCTTTTGAATCAAAATTAAAGCTTGAACTGACACCTACCCCCGGTGACCACGGCGTAGAATTATCTGCCTGGCTTGTCGTAGCCCTGTCTGCACCGGTTTTGGCATTTGATCCTGTAGTTTTAAAGGCTTTTACATTAAAATTGGCACCAAGGGTTATCGCATTCTGATAATTGTCAGAAATTGTTACATAGTCATTGATAAAAGACGGCTGCTGCAGCTTATGCCCGCCGGTAGGGAATGTAACCTGTATATTTTCCTTACTTAGAAAATCAGGGTAGCCATCCCCGTTGAGATCCGTAAAATCCTGTATCAGTATGCTTCCGGGAGGATTTACCAAACTGGATTCAGAATATCCCAGGTTGGCTCCGACACCAATATTTCCGGAAGCGCCGCCACTGTAAGATTTTGTTTTTGAGCTGCTTAAATATATTTTATCAGCAGCCTTCATTCGGGTCATTTCAGAATTAGGACTGATATTGGATGTATTCTCAACATTGGCAGGATCAGTATCGAACGGGCTTGCATTGAATACACCGGTTGTGAATTCATCATCTTTAAAGGCAGTGGCAGAAGAATATTGTTCCGGCCCCGCCCCTTTCCATTTTTCCATTGTACCGATTTTGTAGGTCGTTAACGGAAAAACATTATTTTGTATATTCATGCTTGAATTTTGGGCAACACATGCCTGCATCTCCTGCGGATCCGTAAGATGGTTACAGGCTGCTGTATTGATTGAAGTTGTTGGCTCATTAAGGTCAATCAAAACGCCATACTCATCACATAAACCTTGTGTAAGACATCTGCCGTATTCATCTCTGAATAAAAACTGTCCCCAGTTCTTAGAAATTGTGCTGACTGGATTAAGCGCTGCAGAATTTACTGATGTTTCCGCTATGTCGGTAACTAAAACATTATTGTCATAATAAATGTTAAAACTTTTTTCAGACAGTAAAGAGCGGTATCTGATATAGGTTAAATAATCATTGTTATCCTCGCAATATATCTGAATGGAAAACTCTCTTCCTCTGGGGATTGAGTTCGCAGAAAGATCCATTGTATAAAGCGGGACAGGCTGTATTCCTGAAATGGTCTGGTTGGTAGGCATATCCACTTCATACAAAGAAGCAATATTATTTGTATGGGTAATAAATACTTTTCTTTTTCCGATTACCTGCCCTGCAATTTTCACCACATAAATAAAAGAACCATCAGGCTTATAATTAAACTGTCCCAGAGGAATATTTTTGTTCAACTGTACAGAATAAGTCTTTACGCCTGGCGGATAAGTTACCGGAAGAAGGTGCAGCCTGATTTTCGGCTTATGATCTACGATATAATATGAATTGTACTTCGGAACAAGATTCAGCTGATACATGTTTCCCCCGGTTGAATAATTGACTGTAATATCATTAAGTCCGGTATTCTGATATGCGGTATGGGAAACACTTTCCACAAGGCACATCAGTACAGATGAATCGGTAATATTGGCGTTAAGGGTAAACGGCGCAATATTTACGCCGAAAGTAGCTTGGCTAAAAGGCTGTGAATAAATTTCATTGACCTGATTGGTAACCAAATTCTGTATTACAAACCTGATTTTGATATCATCATTCAAGGCAGTGAAGTTTATCGCAGGAACATTAACGGTAATGCTTCCTGCATGATCAAGCTTGAGGCCTGATTCCTGATTATTGAGCAGGAAATTTGAAGAATAGCTTCCGTTGTTGGTAGTAAATCCATCCTGGTAATCTACAGCCAGATTAGGCATATCTATATCTGCTGAACTGACGTAGGTAATCACCGGATCAGTATTGACTTTGAAATTATCATCTTCATTCTGGTGAAGCCTTATGTATACTTTCTGGCCGGACCTGACATAAAGCCTATCTGAGCTGTTCACTCCCAAGTGGTTAAACTGATTCAAGGGAGGCATCCCCTGGATCTGGGAAAAATAATCATTGTATCTTCTGATATCAATTGACTGAACAGACATTCCTGCTGTCAGCTTGGTCAGATGAATTCTTTTGGCTTTGGTAGTATTTCCGTCAAAATAAGGCATTTCCACAGAATAAATTGCATTGGCACCGTTTACATTCTCTATGGATATGTCATCATGAAATCTGATATAGCCGTCTCTCGGAGCAATCCAGAACTTAATGACATCATCTTTTGGAAGGACAGCACTGGCTACGGGTGCCACGGGGTTGGCTTTAATAACCATGTTTTCCGTGGATGCACTGAATTTTGTAAAAGCAGGCGTTCCGTTTTCCAGTTTATTAAACCACACATCTTTGCCGTCAACAACATCCATAAGACCATCCGAATTGGCATCAATCAGATATGTAGGAGTCGTGCTTTTGCTTGAAGAGGTAATATTGGAAGTGTTGGCAAAAATACTCCAGCCCAGGAAGCTGATGGATCCCCCGAAATCCTTTCCGCGGCTTTTGTTCTTTGTATCCGTAAAAGCAAAGTTGCTTTGCAGATTTTGAACCATTCTTTCAATACCGAAACCGGTAAGTACTCCGGTATCAGAAATAATTCCCGGACGTATATAAAGTCCGCTGCTTTTTTTATAAAGAATATCAGGGACACCGTCACCGTTAAAATCCACTAGCTGCTGGGCACCTTTTGCCTGTGCTCTGGAAGTAGAGTTCATCATTGAGTATAGAATAATGTGCCCATAAGGATCCTGGTTAAAGATTCCAAAATTCAGCATAAATGAAAGACGGATCGTTGCTCCCTCCTCCTTGGTGTATGTCGAATTGATTTTTGCAGTATTCAGGCCTGAAGGAAGATCAAATAATGACGAGTCGGCCTGGAATGTACTGACACTTGTATCCGGACCAAATGTTGGCAGTACGGTATTTCCGTTTTTAAGTTCGTTATGATAATCAAAATTATACGTATTATAATAATGATCCTGCTCTGCTACCCAAAAGCGCGTTAACAAACTCTTGTTAAATTCCCCATCCGAATAGAAAAATTGGTAAGATCTGAAATGCTGAGTCGTTGAATACCCTAAATTATCAAAGATCTTAATCATTTTCAACCGGTAAGGTTCTACCTGTTTTGCTCCCTGCTTTGCATTGATTGATAAATCTTTTCTCAGAATGGAAGACTCTTTTTCAAAAACTATGGAGTAGCCGCCATCGTTCCCGTCTTTTCCCGTATAGTAAATAGACTTGATGTTAAAAATTCTTCCTCCCGACAGATTTGAATTTTCAGCTGACTGATTGCCTAATGAGACATTGTCATAATAAAATTTAATGTTATTCAGATATGTATCTTCAATCTTATAGACCCCCCATTTGATAATCTGACCGGAAACTGCCCGGAGCACAGACTGTGAATCTACACTGTTTTCATCACCACCATAATAAGACTTGGTGCCATTAGTGGATGTAATGACAAATCTGTAGTCGCCGGGCGAATTGCCATACCGTTCAATCTTACTGAAGTCATGCCCCTTTCTTAAATAAAATGATTTGTAGCCGCTTGTGTTTCTGGGCTGCATAACCGTAGAAATTCCTCCGGCACCATCACTGTGACGCTGTGGCAAGTAATTATTTTCATACATCAGCATTTCTCCATCTAATGAGTACAGCTCAGATTCATTTGACGGATCGAATGAAGGAGATCCCCATCTCGTATCTAAATCTATTGATGATATTCCACTAACATCCCATCCTTCACCCATCCAGCCATTGCTTTTGCTGCTGCTGTAAGTAATTGACAGATCAGGCTGCAGCCCGTTTCTCCCTGAAGGTATTTCCACAGGATAAGAAAGATTGGCATCCCCCTGCTGACTGGCACTTGGAGGCTGCATAAAGATCCGTCCTGCTGTAGGATCTCCTGTCTTGATTCCACTGATACCTGTAGGTGATGAAGCATTGGTTTGCGGCGATTCCGGCACAGAAATCACCCCGTTGATATAATCCGTGTCTTCATCTCCCTCTACTGTAACCGTTTTTGTTTTAACATCCACCACGGCCGATGTATCCATGACCCATTGTTTTTTAGCATAATCAAAATGGAAGGTCCTGATGTCTTTCGGAGAGATCAGTCCCAAACGTTTTTCGTCGTAAGGAATCGTGAGCTTTACTTTTTTATTAAGCCTGCCTGAAATTACCGATAACCGGTAAGCGGAATTGTTTACCGTAACATTCTTTAATCCTTGTGAAGTGGCAGGAAAATCCTTGGCCCTCAGTTTTAATACTTCAAGATAAGCGGCTTCTGAAGTTCCTTTCTCAACCTTAATGTTGATTCCTTCATAATCTAAACTGAATTCCTGATCTTTAGAAACGGAAATGCCCTTTGCATTGGAATAGGCATTACTGAATGTCTTGAAAGAAGCGGTTTCAGTAGGGATTTTATAATTATTGGTAATTCCGTCTGCTGTTACGGAAAAACTGCCTTTTGCCTTATCACTCTCTGATATCTGAATCAGTTTTTCAAACTCTCCGTTTTTCAGAGAAACATAGTCATTATTAATTGCAGCTCCCGCTCCGTTATTATTGCTCCCTTTTACATATAGTTTATCTCCGGAAAGAACTGAACTCACTATAATATTATCATAGGATTTCTTGTCTTTATCGAAAACAATTTTCAGGTTTTTAACCTTATATTTCACTCCGTCTGATGGCGAGGTAAATAATATGGTATTCAGTCCGTTCTTGATAAGGTTCGGGCTTACCGCTTCCCTCTGATGGCTCCACTTAGCACTCGGAACAACAATAGCTCCGCCGATCGCTATATTATGGTTGATCGATCTTGGAACCGACTGATGTGAAGCCAGCCCTAACAGATCATATTCCAGGTAGGCAACCGTGTTTTCTTTATTTACAGCTGGAACATCGATCGTGAAAAAGTTATCTGAAATCCGGTCTTCTTCCGTATCTGAAAAAGTACCGATTGTCCCTTCTTTCTCTCTCGACGGATAAGAAATAACATCATCCGAAATTCCATTGATTCCGGATGATCCTGTATCTTCAGTCTGTGCCTGAAAAGGATTGTTTTCTGATAAAATATCCTGAGGCATTTTCTTCTCTGCATTATTTTTCAGGGATGCTGCGGAAGCTCCATTGTCGGGGATCTCCTTTGCTAATCCGTCCTCTTTTTTATCAGTTAGTTTGGTCATGAGCCTGACTTTGAAAGCCCTGACTTTCTGCCGGTCTTCTTTGGTAAAACCGGCAAAGACAAACATGCAGGCAAAGAAGCACAACAGCAGGCCTGACTTCTTGGTAAAAGGAAGCCGTTTTCTCAATATTTTCATGGTATAGGTTATTCTACGATTAGTTTGAAAGTTTTTATAATTTTCCCGTCCCTGGTGAGATTGACCAGGTATGAACTCTGGATCGGCAGGTGGCTGACATACGATCCTGCACTGCTGCTGATCTTATCCAGGGCAACAAGCCGCCCGCCACCGTCATAAATAGAAATGATCAGGTTTTCCATCGCCGGAAAGACGATGGTGAAGTTCTGGTCTTTCTTTACCGGGTTTGGATACAGGGCAATCTTTGTAAGATCCAGAGAAAGATCTTTTTCGTTATACAGTGTCCCGGATCTCGGATCCTGATTTGGCGTACCGGGTTTGGTATCTTTTACCGGGCTTACCGCAAAAGTGAAAGACGTTTTATCTCCCGTATCAAAGGCATCTAAGAAATCTACCTTGTTAAAAGTAACAAAATTCCCGTTTTCAATCCCTGGGATTTTCTTAATATCGCCATTGTCCTTTTTAAGCAGCATCCAGTATGAAAGCGGCAGGGAGCGCGGGTTGACCGCTTCTTTGATAATCCTCACCTGGTAATCCGTTTTGGGGATTTTGTCTCCCATGAAGCTGATTTCCCAGTTTCTTTCCAGTACATCAAGATCCCTTTCAGGCTTTAAAGACATGGCCTTATTATCATCAGACCACATCACAAAGTTATTGTTGTCAATGACCGTAGGATTTTCAGAATTAGTTCTTCTGATCGCATTCATCCCGATAGCTAAAAAAGGATCAGCCTGGTTGGAGGACTGTTTCTGGTAAAGCTCATTGCCATCATCCCTGCCTAATCCTGTCGGCCGGTATTTGTATGCTGTATGCTTTTCAGGATCCCAGACCACCTTTCCGTCGCTCCCGTAATATTTGCCTTTTTCCAGGGAAATCCCGTATTTGATGGAGAGGTAAGAATGTATTTTATTCAGATCCGCCATTTTGACTTTTTTCGGGAAGAAAATCATTTCATACAGGTTTTGATCTTCAAACTTTATTTTTAAACTGTCGGATTTTTCCTTTTTTGAGTCTGCCATACCGGTAAATGAAAAAATACTAGGCCTTTTGCCGATCTCTTTAGATTCCTTTCCTCTTCTGTACGAGGTGTTCCCTAAAGAAACGTTTTTGTCTGTATTTTCCCAGATCATTTCATCCTCTTTTGAAGCATGCACCAGACTCAGCGTATGGCTTTTGTCTTTACTGTATTTAATGTATTTCTTTAAAAGCCTGTCTTTGATACCGCAGTGGAAATTTAGAAGATTTTCGTCCCTGCACCTTGCAGCTTCCCGTGATACAGGGTTTATCTTTTCCCAAACCTGCACATCCGAACCAACCAGCTGGGAATAAGCATAGAATGAACACGAAAACATAAGAAATGTGAACATTCTTAAACATAGAAGTTTAAACATAGTTATGGTAGTTTTTATTTTTAATTCTTTTCTGAAAAAGAAAAAGAATCAGAAGTATGCTGTTATGAATTTATAATCTGACTAAAATTTGATATGGTTGAAAATATGTGCAGCAGGACCTGCATAATTTAGAAGATACATAATTAGGTTTTTCATGGGATTAGTGTGTAGTTATTTTTCACAAAACTAAGAAAAAAAACACATTAATCATTAAAAAATTATCAATTTAATATAATAATCCCATTTTAATCATCGATAATGCTTTTAAATAAATATATTTTATTTGTTTTTAGGGCCTTTTTAAATTTTATTTAGTAATACATTTAAATAACTATATATCACCCTTTAACGTCAAAAATTAATTTATTTCTGATTTATTATAAAAATTGGTTCTGTTTTTGTAAAGCAAGGGTATGAAAACTATTTTTATCCTTGAAGATGAGACAGGCATCAGAGATGCATTGCAGTTGCTCCTGTCATTTGAAGATTATGATGTAAGATCCTTTTCCACGGTTGAGGCATTCAATAAAAGAGACTTATCAGCCATACCTGATATATTTATACTGGATGTTATGCTTCCTGACGGGTCGGGTACAGACGTATGCAACCAGCTTAAAGAGGAGCCTGCCACTTCAGCAATTCCTGTGATCATTATCAGTGCACATGCCAAGGCAGAACACGTCATCAATTCCTGTAAAGCCGATGAGTTCATCAGCAAGCCTTTTGACATTGATGATGTTCTTGTTAAAATCGAAAATCTGATCAAATAATCTTAATAACAATCAGACTGAGCCTGTTGAATGTTAATTATCAATGCAAAATTCTGCATTGGTACAGTAAATCATATAATTAGAGTGATTATTTATCAATAGCAGATCAAATAATTTCAAATAAAAGCTCCGGAACCTGAAGGTTCCGGAGCTTTTATTTTTATAAAGTCTTAATTTCTGTTATTCTGTAATATGATCAGATGCTGCACCTTCCAGGTATTTCCTGATGCTCTCTTTCGGGAACAGATCCAGAACTTCATTTACATCGATAATTTTATGTTCATTGATAATGCTGTCAATTGATTTTGAAGCATCCGTTGAATTGACAAGACGCTCAAGAAGGCCATAGGTATTAACCATTTTCTTATGTGTATTTTCTTCATCACCTCCGAACCACGAACCGTTAAAATGGTGGCTTACATAATTTTTCGGAAGATCCTGTGAGAAATATACAGAAGGGTAAAGCGTTACGCCGTGCTTAAGTTTCTGGATGGTATCGCTGTAACGGTCTGCGCCATATTTCTGTTCCAGCATTTCAGAGAAAATATCCGTATTGATACGCTCAATAAATCCTTCCTGCTCGTCATAATAAGCTACAAAATCTTTTGAGAGCTGATGCTCCGGTTCGGCCATCCAGAATGCGGAATAGGGAACTCCTTTTACTTCAAAACCGCACACAGCCGTTTCAGTAAGGAACTCATTAAGAGGCATTTTCAGTTCCATATCGGTATCCATATAGATGCCGCCATGCTCGTACATTACTTTGGAACGGACATAATCAGACACAAAAGCCCATTTTTTCTGGGTAAATGCTTCTTTTACATAATTATTGTCTTCAAGAGGCGCATTGCTTTCATTCCATTCCACCAGTTCAAAATCAGGATGGATCTTTTTCCAGGAAGCAATGCAGTGTTCTGCAAGTTCGTGTTTTGCATGGCCGCCAAACCAGCAGTAATGTATTTTTTTAGGAATCATATATTTATTTTTAATATTTGGTGCTATCTGAAGTCATCTGAGCGATGCTTTTTACTTCCTGCAAAAATTAAACCTTATCAGAACTGCAAAAGAATATTTTACTTTTATATATTCATTATGAATTATTTACAGTCTTAAATTATTTACAGTCATACGATGCAATACCAAAATTACCGTCAAGGCCGGGTGAATATATCTGATAAGCCCAGCAGTTTATCAATTAAATGGTATATTTATTTCTTATATCGTTTCAGTAATTGATTTTATGTTTAAATAAATCTTATGGAAAAAAAGACTGACAGCCGTTACCAACCGAAAAAATATGTGGAGATTACCAGTCCGGACTGGGTAAAAAATGCCACAATTTACGAACTCAATATCCGGCAGTTTTCAGATGAGGGCTCCTTTAAAGCCATAGAAGGACAGCTTCCGCGCCTGAAAAAAATGGGGATTGATATCATATGGCTGATGCCCGTGCATCCTATCGGTGAGACCCATCGTAAAGGTACACTGGGCAGTTATTATTCCGTGAAAGATTATTATGGCATCAGTGCAGAGTTTGGTACCGAACAGGATTTCCGGAACCTTGTCAGCGCGATCCATCAACAGGGCATGTATGTCATTATAGACTGGGTAGCCAACCACACGAGCTGGGACAATGAAATCGTTGATCAACATCCGGAATGGTACAGGAAATCAAGGAAAGACACTTTCCAGTCTACCCGATGGAGGGATTATGACGATATCATCGAACTGGATTACAGCCACCAGGGACTGCGGGAATACATGACCGAAGCATTGAAATTCTGGGTGAAAGAATATGATATTGACGGCTACCGGTGTGACATCGCGAGCTTTGTCCCGATTGACTTCTGGGAGAATGTAAGAACAGAGCTTGATACCATCAAACCGGTTTTTATGCTGGCCGAAGCCGAAGACCGCGAGCTTCACCGCAAAGCGTTTGACTCCACCTATAACTGGACGCTCTGGAATATCCTTCACCAGATTGCCCTGAATGAAAGGAGCGTAAAAACACTTACGGAAGCTTATATTGCAGAACACGTCTCTATTTTTCCGAAAGAAGGCATCAGGCTGAACTTTATCGACAACCATGACAAAAATTCCTGGGAAGGTAACCCGCAAAGCAATTTCGGCGATGCACTTAATGCAGCCACAGTCTTTATGGTAATGATGGACGGGATGCCGCTTGTTTACAACGGACAGGAAGCAGGACAAAACCGTTCGCTTGAATTTTTTGAAAAAGACCCAATCCAGTGGAAGTTCCATGAAAATGAAACACTCTACACGGCCCTTTTTATGCTGAAACACAACAACCAGGCACTCTGGAACGGCGGCCACGGCGGGGAAATGGTAAGGATTATGAATGACCGGATGGATCATGTCATTTCATTCGTACGGGAGAAAAACGGCGATAAAGTAATGACCTTTATTAATTTCAGCAAAGAATCTCTGATCGTCCAGTTTGATACTTCTTTTGATATGGGCAGGTACACCAATCTTTTCACCGGAGAATACCAGGGCGTTTCCGATACCCTGATCCTGACAATGGAACCGTGGGAATATGTTGTGCTTTACCATCCGGAACAAGAAGAGCTATAGATCCGGCAGAATTTTCCGGAAACAGAAAACTTCTGAAATCAGATTTCAGGTATTCAGAAGCAAGAGATCTGATAAATTCAGACTGGCATAATACGTATATATTTATACCAGTCTGAAAATACCTATACAGGTTTTTACTTTCAATTAAGCATAGTATGCACTCGGCTGGGAATAAGATAACGATGGAAAGATGTGGCGGCAATTTGTTATAAATTCTTGTCAGATCAATCTGCAGTTTTCTTCTTAACACAGTTTGGATATCCTATTGATCAATCATTATAAAGATATCATTGATTTGTTGATTATATTGTCTTTGCTAAAATATATCCGATGACCAGTGCAATAATGGCAGCCATAATAATTTTGGTATAATCTGTTTTCTGCTCCTGGAGTTTTTTGTCCAGCTGGGAATTTTCCAGTTTTGCGGCGTCCAGACCTGCCTGCAGTGCGGCTGTTTTTTCATTAATTTCAGACCGGATATTTTTCTCATACAAAGCGGCGATCTCCTTTTTATAAGTTTCCATTTCTTCCTGGCGCTGTTTCTGCTGTCCGGCAAAACCGGTATTGAGTTCCTGAATCTGCTTTGCAGCGTTTTCCTGCAGTTTCTGAAACTCTTCATTCTTTTTAATCAGCTGCTCTGTTAACGTACCTACCTGTTTTCCATAGGTTTCCGTAATTTCCTTTTTGAGCTTCTCAACTTCCTCATTACGGATCTTAAGCTGTTCACTGAACGCTTTAGACTGCTGCTCTACCTGTTCTTTAAATGTTTTCTGGGCTTCTATAAATTCATCATTTTTCTTTTTCAGCTGTCCGGATAATGTATTCACCTGCTCAACAAACTGCCTGGAGACATCTTTTTTAACTTCCTTGATAAGCAATGCCCGGGAATTGGATTTCTCTTCAGTCAGTTTACTGAGAATATTATGCAGCCCGGCACCATAATCATGCGGCAGATGGAATCTTCGGTCTGCCAGTTTATCGAGCAGTGTTTCATCCGCTGTATGTCCCAGCGCAGTAATGGTAATGGCCGGAAGGCTGATGAATTTCTCTGCCAGCAGCAAATTATTGAACACTTCAAAACTCTGCTTGTCCCCGCCGCCGCGGACAAGGGCAATCACATCATACTGCGCAGCCGCTACGGTGTTCAGCAGATCCGAGATTGAAGTGGCAGAGGTAATGTTGCAGGTGTATTCATCGATTTCAAAGTTTTTGTAGGAAATA
The sequence above is a segment of the Chryseobacterium sp. JJR-5R genome. Coding sequences within it:
- a CDS encoding exodeoxyribonuclease VII large subunit; this encodes MQGNEPIYPVYSPAAVIGLFNNALKTSATVNLIYLKGRYSYGGGKAYVNYYYDLLYSESDSISIGVKMPGLLRSKIVNNEIYTLRGFIEKRIKNSSIELVFVVDEIISQEEKSVSEDDLKRYGLIQKKLEKGSKDLETFIRDKILQSEIVKIANIYGHSAIVQKDFYEGLDISYKNFEIDEYTCNITSATSISDLLNTVAAAQYDVIALVRGGGDKQSFEVFNNLLLAEKFISLPAITITALGHTADETLLDKLADRRFHLPHDYGAGLHNILSKLTEEKSNSRALLIKEVKKDVSRQFVEQVNTLSGQLKKKNDEFIEAQKTFKEQVEQQSKAFSEQLKIRNEEVEKLKKEITETYGKQVGTLTEQLIKKNEEFQKLQENAAKQIQELNTGFAGQQKQRQEEMETYKKEIAALYEKNIRSEINEKTAALQAGLDAAKLENSQLDKKLQEQKTDYTKIIMAAIIALVIGYILAKTI
- a CDS encoding alpha-amylase family glycosyl hydrolase; protein product: MEKKTDSRYQPKKYVEITSPDWVKNATIYELNIRQFSDEGSFKAIEGQLPRLKKMGIDIIWLMPVHPIGETHRKGTLGSYYSVKDYYGISAEFGTEQDFRNLVSAIHQQGMYVIIDWVANHTSWDNEIVDQHPEWYRKSRKDTFQSTRWRDYDDIIELDYSHQGLREYMTEALKFWVKEYDIDGYRCDIASFVPIDFWENVRTELDTIKPVFMLAEAEDRELHRKAFDSTYNWTLWNILHQIALNERSVKTLTEAYIAEHVSIFPKEGIRLNFIDNHDKNSWEGNPQSNFGDALNAATVFMVMMDGMPLVYNGQEAGQNRSLEFFEKDPIQWKFHENETLYTALFMLKHNNQALWNGGHGGEMVRIMNDRMDHVISFVREKNGDKVMTFINFSKESLIVQFDTSFDMGRYTNLFTGEYQGVSDTLILTMEPWEYVVLYHPEQEEL
- a CDS encoding glycosyltransferase family 32 protein — its product is MIPKKIHYCWFGGHAKHELAEHCIASWKKIHPDFELVEWNESNAPLEDNNYVKEAFTQKKWAFVSDYVRSKVMYEHGGIYMDTDMELKMPLNEFLTETAVCGFEVKGVPYSAFWMAEPEHQLSKDFVAYYDEQEGFIERINTDIFSEMLEQKYGADRYSDTIQKLKHGVTLYPSVYFSQDLPKNYVSHHFNGSWFGGDEENTHKKMVNTYGLLERLVNSTDASKSIDSIINEHKIIDVNEVLDLFPKESIRKYLEGAASDHITE
- a CDS encoding T9SS type A sorting domain-containing protein, with the translated sequence MFTFLMFSCSFYAYSQLVGSDVQVWEKINPVSREAARCRDENLLNFHCGIKDRLLKKYIKYSKDKSHTLSLVHASKEDEMIWENTDKNVSLGNTSYRRGKESKEIGKRPSIFSFTGMADSKKEKSDSLKIKFEDQNLYEMIFFPKKVKMADLNKIHSYLSIKYGISLEKGKYYGSDGKVVWDPEKHTAYKYRPTGLGRDDGNELYQKQSSNQADPFLAIGMNAIRRTNSENPTVIDNNNFVMWSDDNKAMSLKPERDLDVLERNWEISFMGDKIPKTDYQVRIIKEAVNPRSLPLSYWMLLKKDNGDIKKIPGIENGNFVTFNKVDFLDAFDTGDKTSFTFAVSPVKDTKPGTPNQDPRSGTLYNEKDLSLDLTKIALYPNPVKKDQNFTIVFPAMENLIISIYDGGGRLVALDKISSSAGSYVSHLPIQSSYLVNLTRDGKIIKTFKLIVE
- a CDS encoding response regulator transcription factor, with protein sequence MKTIFILEDETGIRDALQLLLSFEDYDVRSFSTVEAFNKRDLSAIPDIFILDVMLPDGSGTDVCNQLKEEPATSAIPVIIISAHAKAEHVINSCKADEFISKPFDIDDVLVKIENLIK